The window ATCAAAAAACGCAATGACAGGACCGCCGCCCCCTGCGTCGTCGTTGCTCGCATTCATCGCGCCCATGCTAGCGGGCCACGGCCCGAGAGGGTCAAAGTCTGCTCAGACGGGCACCCCCGTAACATGGGGGTATGCCCGCCCTCACGCTGCTGACCCGCCCTGGATGCCACTTGTGTGACGACGCCAGGGATGTTGTGAGTGCGGTTATCGAGGAGCTGGGCGGCGAAGCATCCGCTGGGCCTATAACGCTCGAGGAACGCTCGATCGTGGACGACGCCGAGCTGCTCGCCCGTTATTCAGAAGAGATTCCTGTGCTGCTGATCGACGGCCGCGTGCACAACATTTGGCGCATCGATCCCGAGCGGCTGCGGTCGGCTTTGACGACCGCAGCGCCCTAATCGGTTAGTCCTTCTTGGCCGCTGCTTCTGCCTCGGCGCGTGACTCGTACACGGGCTCATCGAGCACGAAGGTGAGGGTCTCGTTGGGGGCGACGAGAAGCAGGTCGGTCGGCTCCTCGGCGGCCTCGAAGTCATCTGCCGTGAGGGGCTCGTCGTTGAGGTGAACGGTCACGAGGCCACTGCCGGTCTCAAGAGCGTCGATCTCGAACGCGGGAAGAGGCTTGCCCGCCTTCTGCAGCAGCTCGCCGACGAGGGCGCCGATGCCTCCGGCACGAGCAAGCAGGGCCTTCTCGTCGGAGACCGTGTAGTCATAGCGGGTGCGCACCGTGAAGGTGAGCTCGTCGGCGCCAGAAGCCTCATCGGGCTCTTCGGCCTCGTCATAAAGGTCATCAAGGGCGTCGCCGTACTCGCCAACGGCCTCCCACAGGCGACGGTCGACCTCTTCGGCCTCGTCGTCGCTTCCGGTGCCGCCAGCGACCAGGTCGATGTGCGTGCGCAGGATCTCGAGCAGCGCCTCCCCGGCTTCGATTGCGGACTGACGGGAGGGGACAGATTCATTGCTCATATCCGCCACGGTACCAGCCACTGCGGGGCAGTGAGGAGCCGTGCGGATGAGCGCAATTCAGCAACCTCGCAGAAACGGCCCGTAATCTCGACGGGTTTAGCCCGGGCCCGTTGAGCCACCCCATCGTCAACACCCCCGATATGACCCGAATCTTTCGCCCCAGCACTGCGCGACGCCGCGCAGAAGTGGCGCGCCCTGGTGCAAAAACGTGGATCGCCGTCGCCGCGGCAGCATTGGCTGTGGTCACCCTCGTCGCCACACTCCCGGCCCACCTCGCCGAATCGACTACGGTCGCCAAGGATCAGGCTCAGAGCCTCGACATCGTCGATTCTGCGGTGCTGTCGGTCACGGCCCGCGACAGCTATACGGCATCCGCACCCAACGCCGAAACCTACATTTCGGGCGGAACAAACCGTGACTGGGCTGCGCTCGTGCTCTTTTATGGCGAATGGCCCGTCACCGACGAGAACGTGACCGTGATCATGCGGTGGATGCGGCAAGAGAACTATGTGAAGTCCTGGTGGAACCGCAACAACCCCCTCAATAACGGCTGGGGTTCCGGCGGAGGAGGGGGCACTGGCTCGTATGCCAGCCTGCGGGACGCAGCACTCAACGCCGCCGAAGCGCTGCACACCCTTCCTGGCTATGCCGGCATCCGGGAATCGTTCGCGGCATCGGCCCCTACGGCGACAACCGAGGCCGCCATCTGGGCGTCACCGTGGGCAAGCGGGCACTACAACAATGGCGCGCACTGGCACTACAGCGACGTCGAGATCATCGCAGCGCCAGCATCCGCCTGGTAGAGCGGGCCGGTTACTAGCCGAACAAGCCCACGAGTTCGGTTGAGGTGATGACGACATCGCCGTAGGAGTTGATGAACTCGGCCGGTACGCCGGCCTCAAGCGCTGAGGCGCTGAGATCGAGATAGTCGCCTTCGAACGTGTACCCCTCGATAATCCAGTCCTCGATCGACTGAAGGTCGGGGTGCTGCGCAGCCACCTCAAGCAGCGCACGGTATTCGTCAGAGGGCAGCGACGTGGCGTCGAGCGCGACGTAGATCACGACAAGGCCCTCGCCGTTGTAGGCCTCGAACTGGATCTCATCAGCGCTGGGCGCGGCGGCAGCAAAGGCGGCGGATGCGAGTTCGTATTCCCCGGGCGAGGTCTCGGCCTCGGTCTCTGTCGTGGAGGAGCCGCCTGGCTCGGCGAACTGCTCTAGAAAACGGGGCGTCTCCGCAAGTGCAGCAGTGAACCCGGTCAACAACAGAGTCATGACGATGAAGGCAATGATCGATCCGACGATGCCGACGGCACCCGTGACTATTCCTGTGATGGACATGCCCTTGGACTGACGCTTGACCAGCGCGATGATGCCGAGGACGACGGCAGCAATTCCGCATGCGATCGAGAGCCAGAAGAACACGACCGTGACCAGGGAAACGAGTCCGGTGACGAGGGCGGCGATGGCCAGGCCCTTGGCGGAGGATGGCGCGGGTGCGGGTGCCGGTGCTGCGCTGTAGGGGCTGGTCGTGAACGCGGCGGGAGGAGCCTCGGGTACTGCTGGCGGTGTGAAGTCAGACATAGCAACTCTTTCGTCGGTGAACT is drawn from Salinibacterium hongtaonis and contains these coding sequences:
- a CDS encoding glutaredoxin family protein produces the protein MPALTLLTRPGCHLCDDARDVVSAVIEELGGEASAGPITLEERSIVDDAELLARYSEEIPVLLIDGRVHNIWRIDPERLRSALTTAAP
- a CDS encoding DUF4190 domain-containing protein; the protein is MSDFTPPAVPEAPPAAFTTSPYSAAPAPAPAPSSAKGLAIAALVTGLVSLVTVVFFWLSIACGIAAVVLGIIALVKRQSKGMSITGIVTGAVGIVGSIIAFIVMTLLLTGFTAALAETPRFLEQFAEPGGSSTTETEAETSPGEYELASAAFAAAAPSADEIQFEAYNGEGLVVIYVALDATSLPSDEYRALLEVAAQHPDLQSIEDWIIEGYTFEGDYLDLSASALEAGVPAEFINSYGDVVITSTELVGLFG